In the genome of Verrucomicrobiota bacterium, the window CGAGATCGCCGAGCACGGGATGGCCGATGTGCTGGAAGTGCACGCGAATCTGGTGCGTGCGGCCCGTGTGCAGCTCGATCTCGACGAACGACGCCTCCCGCAGGTGCCGCAGCAGCCGGAAGCTCGTTCGTGCCTCGCGGCCCTTGTCGAGCACGGCCATCTTCTTGCGCTGGCTCGGGTGCCGCGCGATGGGCTTTTCGATGCAGCCGGAGGGGTTCACGAGTTCGCCGCACACGATGCCGTGGTAAATCTTCCTGACGTGCCGCACGGCGAACTGGGTCGAGAGCGCGAGGTGGGTCTCGTCGTTCTTTGCCACCGCGAGGCAGCCGCTGGTGTCGCGGTCGAGCCGGTGCACGATGCCCGGCCGCGCCACGCCCGCGATGCCGCTCAACTGCCCGCGGCAGTGGTGGAGCAGCGCGTTGACGAGCGTGTGCTCCTCGTGCCCCGCGGAAGGATGCACCACCAGCCCCGGCGGCTTGTTCAGCACGAGCACACACTCGTCCTCGAACAGGATGTCGAGCGGGATGGACTCGGGCTGCGCCTTGTCCGGCTTGGTCGCGGGCCATCGGATGGTCACGACTTCGCCGGCGCGCGGCGCATGGGTGGCCTTGACCTTGCGGCCGTTGACGAGGATGTCGCCGTCCTCGATAAGCCGCTGCAGCGTGCCGCGCGACACCGCGCCAAAGACCGTGGCGAGATGACGATCGAGCCGCTCGCCCGGGAGCGAACGGTCGAAGGTGATGCTGTCGGCGCGTCCGGGGGTCTGCACGGGGGCGATGGCTCAGGTCTTTTGCGACGTGGACGAAGCCGGTCTTGGCGTCACCGGGACTTCGCTGTCGCCCGGTGGTTGCGCCCGCGCGGGTCGCAACTTCCAATACAGAATCGCACCCGCGAGAAAAATCCCCGCGCTCACAAGCTGACCCGGCGTGAGTCCGAGGAACAACTTCCCCGGCGCGTAATCCCCGCGGAACAATTCCACGAACGCGCGTAACGGCGCGTAGCCGACGAGGTAAAGCGCGAAGACCTGCCCGTCGAACTTGCGGTGGCGGAACCGCCACGCGAGCGCGCCGAAGAGCGCGAGGTTGAGCAGCGCCTCATACACCTGCGTCGGATGCACGGGCAGAGAGGCGGCACCGGGCGCGACAAGATGGAGGCTCGCGTGGTGAATGGATGCGGGCGCGCCGGCTGGGAAACTCACGCCCCACGAAAGCCCGTCGGCCGCGCGGCCAAAACAGCATCCCGTCATCAGGCAGCCGATCCGGCCGAAAACGTGCCCGAGCGCAACGCTGGGCGCGAGCACGTCGGCGAATCTCCAGACGGGCAGTCGTTTCCGGCGCAGGTGCACGATCCCCAAAATCGTCGCGCCGATGAGCCCGCCGTAAAAAACCACGCCGCTGCGGAACGCGAACACGTTCCAGAAGGGCTGCCCCGCAAACTCCTCGCGCCAGTAGGTGATGACGTAAAGGGCGCGCGCGCCGACGATCCCGCCGAGCACAATCCAGAACGTGGCGTCCGCGACGTCCTCCGGCTTCAGGCCCGCGCGCGGAGCGCGGCGGGTGGCGGTCCAGATGCCCGTGAGCAGCCCGAGCGCGACAAGCACGCCATACCACTTGATCTCGAGCGATCCGATGGTGAAGGCGGTCTCGTGCATGTGAGGTCGAAACTACCGTGTCGCGCCGGGGCGCGCAAAGGCGCAATCGAAGCGGGCGAATCGCCCCGCAGGGCTCGGCAGCCCATCACATCAACTTCAAGAGCGTGTCGGCCATCTCGCTCGGGGTGGCGGCGACGCCGATGCCGGCGGCTTTGAATGCGGCGATCTTCGCGGCGGCGGTTCCTTTGCCGCCGCTGATGATTGCTCCCGCGTGGCCCATCCGGCGTCCGGGCGGCGCCGTCGCACCCGCGATGAACCCGGCGACGGGCTTCTTGCCGTGTTTCGCGATCCACTCGGCGGCTTCCTCCTCCGCGCTGCCGCCAATCTCGCCGATCATGATGATGCCGGTCGTTTCGGGGTCGGCGTTGAAGAGCTTGATGATGTCGAGGTGCGAGGTGCCGTTGACCGGGTCGCCGCCGATGCCGATGCACGTGCTCTGCCCGACGCCGCGCGAGGTGAGCTGCCACACCGCCTCGTAGGTGAGTGTGCCGCTGCGCGACACGACGCCGATGTTGCCCTGCTTGTGGATGTATCCGGGCGCGATGCCGATGCGGCAGCCGCCGTGCGAATCCTTGCCCGTGCCGGGCGTGACGATGCCGGGGCAGTTCGGCCCGATGAGCCGGGTCCTGGAGTTGCCCTCCATCGCGCGTTTCACCTTCACCATGTCGTTGACGGGAATGCCCTCGGTGATGGCGACGACGAGATCAAGCCCTGCGTCCACGCCTTCGAGGATCGCATCCGCGGCGAAAGGCGGCGGAACGAACACCGCGCTTGCGGTCGCGCCGGTCTGCTTCACGGCGTCGGCGACGGTGTCGAAGATGGGTACCTTCGCGCCGCCGTGCTCGAAGCACTGGCCGCCCTTGCCGGGCGTGACGCCGGCGACGAGCTGGGTGCCGTAGTCAAGGGAGAGCTTGGCGTGGCGCGCACCGAATTCGCCGGTGATGCCTTGGACAAGAAGTTTGGTTTGAGGAGTGACGAGGATGGCCATGGGAAAAGTGTGTTGAGGTTGCGTTACTTCGCCACGGCCTTGACCATCTTCTGCGCCGCGTCGGCCATGGAGTCGCCGGTGATGAGGGTGAGGCCGCTTTCGGCCAACGTCTTCTTGCCGGCGGCGACGTTGTTGCCTTCGAGGCGGACGACGAGCGGGAGTTTCAAGCCGGTCTCTTTCACCGCGGCGACGATGCCGGTGGCGATGACGTTGCAGTCCATGATGCCGCCGAAGATGTTCACGAGGATGCCCTTTACGTTCGGGTCGCTGAGGATGATCTTGAAGGCTGCAGTGACCTGCTCCTTGCTCGCGCCGCCGCCGACATCGAGGAAGTTCGCCGGGTTGCCGCCGTAGTGCTGGATGATGTCCATCGTGGACATCGCGAGGCCTGCGCCATTGACGAGGCAGGCGATGGAGCCGTCGAGCTTGATGTAGTTGAGCTGAAACTTGCTCGCCTCGATCTCGAGCGGCGCCTCCTCGGCAAGGTCGCGCATCGCCATGATGTCCTTGTGGCGGAAGAGCGCGTTGTCATCGAGCGAGATTTTCGCGTCCACGGCGACGACGGTTTCCTTGCCGTCGGGCGTGGCGATGATGCACAGCGGGTTGATCTCGACCATCGAGGCGTCGCATTCCCACCACGTCTTGTAAACGCCGGGCAGCAGCTTCACGCCGGCGTTGAAGGCGTCGCCCCTGAGTCGGAGCGCGGCGGCGATCTTGCGCGCCTGATACGGCATCATGCCGACGGCGGGATCGATGTGCTCCTTGAAGATTTTCTCCGGCGTCTTTTCGGCGACTTCCTCGATGTCCACGCCGCCCTCGGTGCTGGCCATGATGAGCGGACGGGAGTTGCCGCGGTCGAGCAGGACGGCGAGGTAAAGCTCCTTCTTGATGTTTGGCGCGGCGGCGACGAGCAGGGTGCTGACGAGGCGGCCGTCAGGACCGGTCTGTTTGGTGACGAGCACGTTGCCGAGCATCGCCGTGGCAAGGTCCTTGGCTTCGGCGGCGGTCTTGCAAAGTTTCACGCCACCCTTGAAGCCGCTCTTGAAGGTGCCTTTGCCGCGTCCACCCGCGTGAATTTGGGATTTCACAACCAGCATCTTGTGGCCGGCGGCGACAAGTTTTTGGGCGGCGGCGAAAGCCTCATCGGGCGTCTTGCAGACGTCACCGTCGGGCACGGCGACGCCATATTGCGTGAGGAGTTGCTTGGCCTGGTATTCGTGGATGTTCATGGCGATGAATTTAAGCTTGCGAAATCTTCCGGGGATTCAATGATGCGCGCGTCACCGGGAATCCTTCCAATCTATGAAACCACATCGCGGAACACTCATCCTCGTCTTGGGCATCCTCGGGTTGGTCGTTTGCGGTCCCCTAGGCATTGCCGCCTGGATCATGGGTAATGGCGACCTCAAGCAAATGGATGGCGGCACCATGGACCCCAGCGGCCGGGGCACGACCAACGCCGGGCGCATCTGTGGCATGATCGCCACACTGTTGATGGTGTTGGCGGTGGTGGCGTTGATCGCGATGGTGGCGCTGGGTGTGCTCGGCGCGGCAGCCTCGCGTTGATCCGCGCCGCCGCGGCACGTTGGTCCGGCGCATAGGAGACCTCACCGCTGGTCCTTCGGCACGACCTTTAAGCCGACCGGCCCGGTGTAAACGGACTGCGGGCGGATGAGGCGGTTGTCGGCGAGTTGCTCCAGGACGTGCGCGGTCCAGCCACTCGTGCGCGAGATGGCGAAAATGGGAGTGAACAGGTCGGTCGGAACGCCGAGCGAGTAATAGACCGTGGCGGAGTAGAAATCCACGTTCGCATGGAGGTTCTTGCGCTGGAGCATCAACTCGGCGATGCGCTCGGACATCTGGATCCACTTGGGCTCGCCGAGTTGCGAGCTGAGCACCTGCGCCATGCGCTTGAGGTGCGGCGCGCGCGGGTCGAGCACCTTGTAAACACGGTGGCCGATGCCCATGATTTTTTTCTTCTGCGCAAGCGCGTCCTCGACCCATGCGTCCACTTTGTCCGCGTCGCCGATTTCCTGGAGCATCTTGATGACGCCCTCGTTGGCGCCGCCGTGGAGCGGCCCCTTGAGCGTGCCGATCGCGGACGTGATCGCTGAATACATGTCGCTGAGCGTCGCGATGGTGACGCGCGCGCTGAAGGTGGAGGCGTTCATGCCGTGGTCCGCGTGCAGCACGTAGCACACGTCCATTGTTGCCTCCATGTCCTTGGTCGGCTTTTCGCCGTTGATCATCCAGAGGAAGTTGGCCGCCTCGCCAAGCGATGGGTCGGGGTGGATGAGCTCCTTCTTTTGCCGCGACCGGTGGAAGTAGGCGGTAACGACGGGCACCTGCGCGATGAGGCGGCGGGCCTTGCGACGCTGCGAATCCATGTCGTCGTCGTCGCACGTCGTGTCGAAGCACCCGAGCGCGGAGACGGCGGTGCGCAACGCGTGCATCGGCGGCGTGGTCTTGGGGAGCTTCTTGATGATGTCAATGACGCCCTTGGGAATCTCGCGATATGCGGTGAGCGCGCTCTTGAGTTCGGTCAATTCGGCGGCGTTGGGCAGGTGGCCGTGATGGAGCAGGTGGACGACTTCCTCGTAGGTGACTTTGCCGGCGAGTTCGTTGATGTCGTAGCCGCAATAGATGAGCTGGCCGATGTCGCCGCGCACGTCACTAAGCCGCGTGTGCGCGGCGATGATGCCCTCGAGACCCTTGGAAACCGGCGCCGGGATGCTCATGAAAATCGTTTCGTTACGGTATTTCCCTCTGAAAAGTCGGGGCAATTTAGGCAGGGGGCATGGGAGCGTCAACGTGTTTCCCGTTTGATGCGCGGCGTCGAAGCATACGCCAAATCGCCCGCGAAACCCTCGCTGGAATCTACCGGCGATCCCGCGGCGCGGCCCGATGCACCCCAAGAACCGCGTCCGCAAGCGCGGCCCAATCCTCCGGCGGCGTTTCCCAGCCGCTGCTGAAACGCAGCACCCGGCCGGCGTCCGCCGCGCTGAAACCCATCGCCGTGAGCACGTGGCTCGGCTCCTCCTTGCCGCTCGCGCACGCGGAGCCGGTCGAGACGGCGAAGCCCGCCTTGTCGAGCTTCACCACCCAGCGCGACGGGCAGTCGTGGTCCGGCATCAGCGCCGACACCGTGTTCCAAAGCCGAGCCGATTTCGCGCCGACAATTTCCACGCCGGGCAGGCTCGCGATCAACGTCCTCTCAAACCGGCTGCGCACTTCAGACTGGACACCGGTCGCATCACACGGCTCGCTTCCGCACAAAGCTGTCTCCCGCACCTCCAGCGCCGCGACCATCGCCAGCACTCCCGGCACATTCTCCGTGCCCGCGCGGCGGCGCTCCTCCTGCGGCCCGCCATGAATCAGCGGCCGCACGCGGCCCTTCGAAGGGCACTTCAGGAAGCCGACGCCTTTCGGCCCGCCAAACTTGTGGGCGCTGCCGCTGACGAAATCAATCTCGCCCAAGCCAGTGGCGGGCAGTTTGCCAACCCACTGCGTCGCGTCGCAGAAGAAGGGAATCTCCCGTTCGCGGCAGAGTGCCAGCACCCCGCGCCACGGTTGGAGCACGCCCGTCTCGTTGTTTGCCGCCATGAGGACGAGCGCGTCGGGGCGCTTCGCTGCCTTCGCGAGATTCCTGTCCAGCCACCCGAGGTCCACGACACCGTCGCGCGTGGCGGGGATTAGCAGGAGCCGGTTCTTGAACCAGTGCCGCGCAGCCTCAAGCACGCACGGGTGCTCGATGGCCGAGAGCCAGACTTCAGCTCGGGGCGGCAACGCGGCAGCGAAGTGATGGAGCGCCAGGTTCGCCGACTCGGTCGCGCCGCTGGTCCACACCAAGTCGAGCGCATCGCAGCCGAGAATTCGCGCGAGCTTTTCCCGCGCCCCGGCGAGCGCGGCATCCGCCCGCGCGCCGACGCGGTGCGGGCTGGAGGGGTTGCCGATGAACCTCTCCGTCGCATCGAGCCACGCCTGTCTCGCGGCGGGATGCAGCGGCGAAGTGGCGTTGTGGTCGAAGTAGGTCACCTGTCGCGGATTCGACAACCAATCCCCTTCCTTTTCGAGCCTTTCTTTGGTTTCGTCTCGGCGCACGCGATGCCGACTGACAAGCCCGCCACTTATTATTACAAGCGGTCGCGATTTGTCGCGCACATGCCGGTGGAGCATCTCTACACGCCGTCGCACGCGTGGCTCGCGCGGCAGGTGGACGGCGCGTGGCGGGTCGGCATCACACGGTTTGCGACGCGCATGCTCGGGGAGATGGTTGAGTGCGGCTTCGAGGTCGGGCCGGGCGCGGCGGTGGCCTGCGGGCAGGTCGTCGGCTGGGTCGAGGGCTTCAAGGCGATCTCCGATGTGTTCTGCGTGGTGGACGGCAGCTTCTCCGGCGCGAATCCGGTGTTGAAAGAGAAGATCGCACTCGTGACGAAGGACCCGCATTTTGCCGGCTGGCTTTACGAGGCGCGCGGCGCGCCCGATCCAAAGTGCCTCGACGTCCGCGCCTACGTGAAACTGCTGGACAAGACGATTGACCGGATACTCGAAAAACAAAAGGGAGACGAGCGTGTTCACTGATGGCTGATTCGTGCGGCACATGACAATAGCGCGTTACATCATGCTCGGCGGCTTCCTCGGCGCGGGAAAGACCACCGCCGTCGCCAAGCTCGCCGAGCGACTCACGAAGCAGGGCTTGCGGGTCGGGCTGATCACGAACGACCAGGGCAGTGAATTGGTGGACACCGCGATGCTCCGGTCGCGAGGCTTCGCCACGGAGGAAATCCCGGGCGGCTGCTTTTGCTGCCGCTTCAATTCGCTCGTGGACGCGGCGAACAAGCTCACCGCGGTGTCGCGCCCGGATGTCTTCATCGCCGAGCCGGTGGGCAGTTGCACGGACCTGGTCGCGACGGTCACGTATCCGCTGCGGCGGATGTATGGCGGGCAGTTCACCATCGCGCCGCTGTCGGTGCTCGTGGACCCGGTGCGCGCCGCGCGCGTGTTCGGCCTCGAAGCCGGCGGCACATTCTCCGAGAAGGTGCTTTACATCTACCGCAAGCAACTCGAAGAGGCCGACCTCATCGTCATCAACAAGCGCGATTTGCTGGACGACGCGCAGCGGGCGGCGTTGCGGGCGGCGCTGGCGCGGGCGTTTCCGCGCGCGGGCGTGATGGAAGTCTCCGCGCGGACGGGCGCGGGGCTGGACGATTGGTTCGCGCGCATCGCGGAATCGAGGCAGCCGGCCGGCGAGGCGATGGCGGTGGACTACGAAGTTTACGCCGAGGGCGAAGCGCTGCTCGGCTGGCTCAACGGCACGGTGCGGGTGGGTTCGCCGGCGGCCTTCGACGGCAACGAACTGCTGCGCGCGCTGGCCGCCGGGCTCCAGCGCCGGCTCGCCGCGGGCGGCGCGGAGATCGCGCACTTGAAGATGACGCTCAGCCCCGACGAGGGGCTCGGCGACACGGCGGTGATCAATCTGGTTCGAAATGACTTCGTGCCCGAACTCTCGCAGGAACTTGCCGAGCCGCTGGAACGCGGACAGGTCATCCTGAATCTCCGCGCCGAAGCCGCGCCCGAAGTGCTGCGCGACGCGGTGACCGCCGCGGTCGGCCAGCTCGTCGCGGGCGGCTCGCGGCCCATCGCGCGCATCGAGC includes:
- a CDS encoding cobalamin biosynthesis protein P47K; amino-acid sequence: MLGGFLGAGKTTAVAKLAERLTKQGLRVGLITNDQGSELVDTAMLRSRGFATEEIPGGCFCCRFNSLVDAANKLTAVSRPDVFIAEPVGSCTDLVATVTYPLRRMYGGQFTIAPLSVLVDPVRAARVFGLEAGGTFSEKVLYIYRKQLEEADLIVINKRDLLDDAQRAALRAALARAFPRAGVMEVSARTGAGLDDWFARIAESRQPAGEAMAVDYEVYAEGEALLGWLNGTVRVGSPAAFDGNELLRALAAGLQRRLAAGGAEIAHLKMTLSPDEGLGDTAVINLVRNDFVPELSQELAEPLERGQVILNLRAEAAPEVLRDAVTAAVGQLVAGGSRPIARIEHLEYFRPGKPQPTHRIEVMK
- the lgt gene encoding prolipoprotein diacylglyceryl transferase is translated as MHETAFTIGSLEIKWYGVLVALGLLTGIWTATRRAPRAGLKPEDVADATFWIVLGGIVGARALYVITYWREEFAGQPFWNVFAFRSGVVFYGGLIGATILGIVHLRRKRLPVWRFADVLAPSVALGHVFGRIGCLMTGCCFGRAADGLSWGVSFPAGAPASIHHASLHLVAPGAASLPVHPTQVYEALLNLALFGALAWRFRHRKFDGQVFALYLVGYAPLRAFVELFRGDYAPGKLFLGLTPGQLVSAGIFLAGAILYWKLRPARAQPPGDSEVPVTPRPASSTSQKT
- a CDS encoding glycine cleavage system protein H; the encoded protein is MPTDKPATYYYKRSRFVAHMPVEHLYTPSHAWLARQVDGAWRVGITRFATRMLGEMVECGFEVGPGAAVACGQVVGWVEGFKAISDVFCVVDGSFSGANPVLKEKIALVTKDPHFAGWLYEARGAPDPKCLDVRAYVKLLDKTIDRILEKQKGDERVH
- a CDS encoding cysteine desulfurase; the encoded protein is MTYFDHNATSPLHPAARQAWLDATERFIGNPSSPHRVGARADAALAGAREKLARILGCDALDLVWTSGATESANLALHHFAAALPPRAEVWLSAIEHPCVLEAARHWFKNRLLLIPATRDGVVDLGWLDRNLAKAAKRPDALVLMAANNETGVLQPWRGVLALCREREIPFFCDATQWVGKLPATGLGEIDFVSGSAHKFGGPKGVGFLKCPSKGRVRPLIHGGPQEERRRAGTENVPGVLAMVAALEVRETALCGSEPCDATGVQSEVRSRFERTLIASLPGVEIVGAKSARLWNTVSALMPDHDCPSRWVVKLDKAGFAVSTGSACASGKEEPSHVLTAMGFSAADAGRVLRFSSGWETPPEDWAALADAVLGVHRAAPRDRR
- a CDS encoding RluA family pseudouridine synthase, translated to MQTPGRADSITFDRSLPGERLDRHLATVFGAVSRGTLQRLIEDGDILVNGRKVKATHAPRAGEVVTIRWPATKPDKAQPESIPLDILFEDECVLVLNKPPGLVVHPSAGHEEHTLVNALLHHCRGQLSGIAGVARPGIVHRLDRDTSGCLAVAKNDETHLALSTQFAVRHVRKIYHGIVCGELVNPSGCIEKPIARHPSQRKKMAVLDKGREARTSFRLLRHLREASFVEIELHTGRTHQIRVHFQHIGHPVLGDLVYGRRRTERVTELTSYKPPRQLLHARALQFKHPRSGKSVACTAPWPGDFSDALAALKAG
- the sucD gene encoding succinate--CoA ligase subunit alpha — encoded protein: MAILVTPQTKLLVQGITGEFGARHAKLSLDYGTQLVAGVTPGKGGQCFEHGGAKVPIFDTVADAVKQTGATASAVFVPPPFAADAILEGVDAGLDLVVAITEGIPVNDMVKVKRAMEGNSRTRLIGPNCPGIVTPGTGKDSHGGCRIGIAPGYIHKQGNIGVVSRSGTLTYEAVWQLTSRGVGQSTCIGIGGDPVNGTSHLDIIKLFNADPETTGIIMIGEIGGSAEEEAAEWIAKHGKKPVAGFIAGATAPPGRRMGHAGAIISGGKGTAAAKIAAFKAAGIGVAATPSEMADTLLKLM
- a CDS encoding citrate synthase (catalyzes the formation of citrate from acetyl-CoA and oxaloacetate); this encodes MSIPAPVSKGLEGIIAAHTRLSDVRGDIGQLIYCGYDINELAGKVTYEEVVHLLHHGHLPNAAELTELKSALTAYREIPKGVIDIIKKLPKTTPPMHALRTAVSALGCFDTTCDDDDMDSQRRKARRLIAQVPVVTAYFHRSRQKKELIHPDPSLGEAANFLWMINGEKPTKDMEATMDVCYVLHADHGMNASTFSARVTIATLSDMYSAITSAIGTLKGPLHGGANEGVIKMLQEIGDADKVDAWVEDALAQKKKIMGIGHRVYKVLDPRAPHLKRMAQVLSSQLGEPKWIQMSERIAELMLQRKNLHANVDFYSATVYYSLGVPTDLFTPIFAISRTSGWTAHVLEQLADNRLIRPQSVYTGPVGLKVVPKDQR
- a CDS encoding DUF4190 domain-containing protein; protein product: MKPHRGTLILVLGILGLVVCGPLGIAAWIMGNGDLKQMDGGTMDPSGRGTTNAGRICGMIATLLMVLAVVALIAMVALGVLGAAASR
- the sucC gene encoding ADP-forming succinate--CoA ligase subunit beta, which gives rise to MNIHEYQAKQLLTQYGVAVPDGDVCKTPDEAFAAAQKLVAAGHKMLVVKSQIHAGGRGKGTFKSGFKGGVKLCKTAAEAKDLATAMLGNVLVTKQTGPDGRLVSTLLVAAAPNIKKELYLAVLLDRGNSRPLIMASTEGGVDIEEVAEKTPEKIFKEHIDPAVGMMPYQARKIAAALRLRGDAFNAGVKLLPGVYKTWWECDASMVEINPLCIIATPDGKETVVAVDAKISLDDNALFRHKDIMAMRDLAEEAPLEIEASKFQLNYIKLDGSIACLVNGAGLAMSTMDIIQHYGGNPANFLDVGGGASKEQVTAAFKIILSDPNVKGILVNIFGGIMDCNVIATGIVAAVKETGLKLPLVVRLEGNNVAAGKKTLAESGLTLITGDSMADAAQKMVKAVAK